In the Aristaeella hokkaidonensis genome, AAACAAAGGAAGGGGAAGCCCTTCTGGCAAAAATCCGGCCGGGGGACCGGGTGATTGCGCTGACAATCGGGGGAAAACTGCGTTCATCTGAGGAACTGGCGAAGCACCTGGCGGAACTGAAGACCGGTGGAGTGAGCAGTCTGGTGTTTGTGATCGGCGGAAGCCTGGGACTGGGCAAAAATGTGCTGGCCCGGGCGGACGAGGAAATGTCCATGAGTCCGATGACTTTTCCGCACCGGCTCGCAAGGGTGATGCTTCTGGAACAACTCTATCGGGCGGAGAAGATAAACGCAGGGGAAAG is a window encoding:
- the rlmH gene encoding 23S rRNA (pseudouridine(1915)-N(3))-methyltransferase RlmH codes for the protein MSTQILCVGKMKDKPYRQMADEYLKRLSRYGKYEECEVPDLPEPASGSSAALEEQLKTKEGEALLAKIRPGDRVIALTIGGKLRSSEELAKHLAELKTGGVSSLVFVIGGSLGLGKNVLARADEEMSMSPMTFPHRLARVMLLEQLYRAEKINAGERYHK